AAACTGGATCTTCTCCTCCGCCGCCTTCATCCGGTTCGACTCCACCACCTCAGCCGTCCACCGTGGCAACTCCTGCTCCATCGCCTTTACATCCAACGCCGCCAGCGAACCAGAGAGCAGCGTCCCGATGTAGGTCGAAGGATTCACCATCTGTCCTCGCTCTTTCTGCCAGTCCGCCTGCCGCTGAGCGAAATTGTTCGGACCCGTACCTTTGCCCTTGGCTGTCGCCACATAGAGCTTGCCTCCCGCAAAACTCATGGACATAGGCATCCACTCCGTCGGCATGAATCCGATTGGTTCCACCATCCCCTGCTTGGCCGCCTTTGCCGTCAGCTTCGCGGTGTTCATCACAGCGATCGCATCCGAGATTGCATTCGCCACATAGAGCCGGGTTCCATCCGGAGACAAAGCCAGAGCCTCAGGCTCCGCGCCGAAGTAGGTCTGGTGGGGCAGCCGCGTATCGAGGTACCCCTTCACGGCGAACTTCCTCGCTCCAACATTGACCGCAGCCACCGCGTCCCGATTCGCGAGCGCAACATACATCGTGCGTCCGTCGTGCGACATCTCCAGCGCACAGGGATGCGTCCCCGCAGCCGTCGCGCTCTCAGGCTTCAGAAGCGCCAGCTTCCGCCCCACCGTGCCCTTTTTCAAATCCAACTCAACCACTTCCGAGGCATTCCAAAGCGCCACAAACGCCCTCGTCTCGTCCTTCGAGACGCTCAGTGCCACTGGGTAGGTCGAAGGCACAGCATCGTTCTCCGCAAGATCGAACCGCTTCTCAATCGCCCCCGTAGCCGCATCCATCAGCAGAACATCGTCGGAAAGATTGTCTGCCACCAGAAGCTTCTCCGCGCCGGCTGCCCCCAGGACTGCAATCGCCGCCGGATAAGGCACTCCCTGATCACCCTCAACTCCTCCCAGCAGCATCGTCTTCCGACCCGGAGCAAGCTGTTGCAGCGGAATCTTCAGCATCCGCTCAGGAGTGATCTTCCCGTCGCTGAACCCATACACAATCACGCCGCTTCCCGCGTCGCCCTCGCCCTGACCGAGCGGATCCACCAGCGATGCCATGCTGGCGTAGACATGTCTGCCATCCCTGCTGAACGCCAGTCCGGAGTACAGCGTCTGCTTCGCCGTCCTGGTGGGTGTCCTGTCGTCGGGAAAATCGGCGATCGTCCCCGTCTGTGTATCCATCACGGCCAGCGACTGCATGTACTTCGACTCAAACGTCCCATACCCCGCGTTCACCGTCACAACATAGCGACCATCGGGAGACACCGCCATCGACATAGGCAGATTGTTCAGCCGCTGCGGACTCCCCGGAACCGGCCGCACAATCTGTTTGCTCGTTGGAAGATCAATCGACTGAGAGAACGCTCCCACCGACACGCCCACGACCATGAACCCAAACCATCCGCGCATCATGTCCATCGTTCCACACTATCAACTCATAGTCTTACGTAGCATTACAAAAGTCTTACATCCATCGTTCGCAGCCCCTGTTAGCTTTCAATCAGACACATCGCGAAAGCACCGCGAAGAAATAGGAACCAAGAAGAGACACATGAGCCCCTCCCTTATCTCCCCCGAAGAAGTTACCTCCGCTCCAGAGAGCGCCGCGCAACCCTCCCTCTCAGTCGCCGCCCGAACCGCAAAGAAGGTCCGCGAAGACCTCCGCATGGGCCGCCAGTATCAGGAGGGCCGTATCAACTGGATCACAGCCATCGCCATGGCGCTCTTCCACGTCGGAGCGATCGCCGCTTTGTTCTTCTTCTCGTGGACGAACCTCGCCGTCGCGGTCGTCATGTACTTCTTCGCCATCAATGTCGGCATCGGCATGTGCTACCACCGCCTGCTTACGCACCGCGGCTATAGGACTCCCAGGTGGGTCGAGTACTTCCTCACCATCTGCGGAACGATGGCGCTTGAGGGCGGGCCCATCTTCTGGGTCGCCACCCACCGCGTTCATCACCAGAACTCTGACCAGGAAGGCGACCCCCACACCCCGCACGACGGAACCTGGTGGGCGCACGCCGGCTGGATTCTCTCCGGCCGCTCGCTCCACTCCGAGACCGCCCTCCTTGGCCGCTACGCCCCCGACCTCACCCGCGACCCCGTCCACGTCTGGCTCTCCAAGTACCACTGGCTGCCCCTCACCATCGCCGGCTTCCTGCAGCTTGGCCTGGGAGCCGCGCTTGCCTCGCCCGGCCATCGGATTGTCGGCGCTCTCGGCATGGTTCTCTGGGGAACCTTCCTACGCGTCTCCCTCGGCCTCCACGCCACCTGGCTCGTCAACTCGGCCACGCATCTCTGGGGCAAGCGCCGCTTCGAGACCCGCGACGACTCTCGCAATAGCTGGTGGGTCGCCCTCCTTACCGGCGGCGAAGGCTGGCACAACAACCACCATGCCCACCCCGTCAGCGCGCGCCATGGCCTCGCCTGGTACGAGTTCGACGTCAACTACTACGGAATCTGGCTACTCTCTAAGCTCGGCCTCGCCGAAAAGGTCCAGATCGCCAAGTTCGATCCGGCAAACCCCAAACCTGCCGGCCATTAACTCGCAAACACGCGAAATACCCAAGGGCGCAGAGCCAGACTCTGCGCCCTTCGTCTTTTCGCTTCTCCCTGTTCTTCAAAGGTTTGGAAACCCTCTCCTTCGAAACCCGCATCCCACCCGACAGACTTTACCTACAGAGCTATCCCCTTCGACCGAAGAGAGATCTCCGCACCGGGCCACGCAATCCGGACTACAAAACTTCGTAGCGACAGGGGCAAAATGACATCCCCATCGAGACTCCTCCTGCTCACAATTCTCTGTTTCACCCTCGACTCGTCACGCGCCTCCGCCGGCCAAACCATCACCTGCTCCTCAGACAACGGCGGCCGCAACTACTGCAACAGCTACGGAGCGAACCCGCAGAACATCGCCCTCAGCCGCCAGCTCAACGGCACCGCCTGCGTCCGGGGCCAGACCTGGGGCGTTGACCAGCGCGGCCTCTGGGTCGACCGTGGCTGCCGGGCCGAGTTCCGCTTGAGATGACGCTGTAAAGGTCAAAGGCCGTGCAGGGGTGACGCCCTCCACGGCCTGTCCTGCATGGTCTGACTACAAAACCGCCGAGAAATCCGTCAGCGACATGAAGGTGGATTCGTGCTTCTCGACCAGCGCGCCATTGGCCTCTGTCTCGGCCTTTAGCTTCACCCACTCCGGGTCGTCCCTGAAGTGCTTCCAGTTCTCGTCTGCGATCGCTCTGCTCTTGTGTCGCAGCATGTAGATCAACGTGTGGCCCTTCAACGGATCATCCGTCGCAGTCCAGAACGCGACGCAATGCATTCCATTCCGTTCGAAGATCGCTCTCTCCGGCCCCCGGAAGCGCGCCAGCAGTGGCTCGAGCTTGCCCTCGGCCGCGTGATACACCCGCAGCTCATACACCGTCTCCTTATCCACGCTCTGAGCCACAAGCTCAGCTCCGCCCGCAAACGGCACGACTGCTGCCGCTCCCATCACCTGCAGTAAGGCTCTTCTATCCATGCAAACATCCTAACCCCTGCAGTGCTCCGGGCAACGAACGGAAGGCCTGCCCGCATTGCCCTGCCTCTATACTTCTTCAGAGAGAGCCATGAACATCAACCGCCGCCGCGGAGCCATCGCCTTCTTCATCACCCTGGGCGCCATCCTCGTCGGCCTCGCTGTCACCCTCAACGTCGGCTGGGTCGTGCTCAACGAGCGCACGGTCGCGCTCGCCGTGCTCGGCATCATCCTCTTCTCTGTTCTTATCGCCGGCGTTGTGCTCAACACCGTCTTCCTCGTCCGCGAGGTACGCCGCAACGAACGCCAGGACTCCTTCCTCAACGCCGTTACTCACGAGCTCAAGACTCCCATCGCGTCGATGAGGCTTTACCTTGAAACCCTGCAGCGCCGCCCCCTCGACGACGCCCAGCGCCAGCAGTTCTACAAGATCATGCTCGCGGACTCCGACCGTCTCCTCGCCACCGTCGAACAGGTCCTCAAGGCCGGCGAGCTTGGCCAGCGGCACCGCCAGCAGAACCGCACCCTCATCGACCTCGAACCCCTCGTCGCCGACTGCATTGCCGTCTCCCTCCAGCGTCACCACCTGCCTTCCGACGCTATCCAGCTCGACCCTGTCCCCGGAGCCGTCCGCCTCCGCGTCCTCGGCATTACCGAAGACCTCCGCACCGCCGTCCTCAACCTCCTCGACAACGCCGTCAAGTACTCCCCCGAGGGAGTCCATGTCCGCTGCTCGCTCGCCATCACCCACTACACATGGGTGACGCTCCGCATCACCGATACCGGCATCGGCCTGCCGTCCAACCAGTTCAAACGCATCTTCAAACGCTTTTACCGCGCCCCCGGCCGAGCCATGCTCAGGATCAAAGGCACCGGCCTCGGCCTCTTCCTAGTCCGCAACATCGCCCGCCAGCACGGCGGCGACGCCACCGCCTCAAGCCCGGGGCTCAACAAGGGCACGACGATCACACTCACGCTGCCTCTGGCCAACCCGACGACGCAAACCGCTGCCGTCGCGACCACAACCGCCTGAGTATCCTATCCTCATGGCAGAGACGCCTCTCATCGTTGTTGTCGAAGACGAAGACCACCTCGCGCAGGGCCTTCTTTTCAACCTCCAGGCCGAGGGCTACCGCACTCACCTCGAATCCGACGGCGACGCCGCGCTGGCCTACCTTCTGGGAACAACAGACCCCATCGCCGCTATCGTCCTCGACTGCATGCTCCCCGGAGCCGACGGCTTCACCATCGTCCGCGCACTCCGCGAAGCGCAGCGCTTCACCCCGGTGCTCATGCTGACCGCGCGTTCGCGCCCCGAGGATGTCCTCGAAGGCCTCGAGTCCGGCGCCGATGACTATCTCCCCAAGCCATTCGACCTAAGCATTCTCCTTGTCCGCATCAAATCCCTGCTCCGCCGCACTGCCTGGCAGCGGGCGCAGACATCCGGCACAGCCACTCCATCGGAGCCCACCGAGCCAACTGCGGAGTACGCTTTCAACCACCGCACCATCCGCTTCGACCAACTCGAACTGATCGCTCCCAACCGCACAACGCATCTCACCGTAATGGAGGCCGACCTCCTCCGCTACCTCACCGACCGTGAGGGCGAAATCATTCCCCGAAAGGCCATCCTCGAAGAGGTCTGGCAGCTCCACGAAGACACCGACACCCGCGCCATCGACAACTTCATCGTCCGTCTGCGCCGCTACATCGAGGACGACCCCGCCCATCCCCAGCACCTCATCACCGTCCGCGGCATTGGCTACCGCTTCGTAGCCAACCCCTAAAACATCTAAAATAGAAAATGAGCCGGTGTTAGGCCCCAGACGATCGTCACAGGAAACAGCCGACTGTCTGCCAAACCCTTCGTGCAACCAAGTCAGGAAAATGAGCTTGCTCCAAACAGAGAAGTCGGCCGCCGTCGCTGGACTGCGGCCAGCCACGACAGAGGACGCCGGCCAGTTGGTGACTTTCATCAACCGCGCCTTCGCGCCCGACAACTACTTCAAGCGCACCGAGCGTACCGATCCCTCGCAGGTCGCAGAGTACCTCCGCAAGGGCGTCTTCTTCCTCCTCGAAGATGCTGGTGAGTTGTACGGTCTGGTCTACACCGAACTGCGCGAGAATGGCCGCGGTTATATCGGAATGATTGCGACCGACCCTGACCGTCAGCGCGGCGGAATCGGAACGCGGCTACTGCAGATTGGCGAAGAGTTCTGCCGCGACCACGGCTCTCGCGTCATAGAGATCTCCGTCATCAATCTCCGGCCAGACCTCGTCGCATGGTATCAGCCGAAGGGATATCGAGTCGTCGGCGAAGCTCCCTATGTCCGCCCCGAGATCCTTATTCTTCCCTGTCACTTCATCCTCATGGAAAAAGATCTGGCCCCGACTCCCACCGCCGACGCAGACAACTCGAACTAGCGCACCTTCGTCACGGTCCGCGGCATCGGCTACCGCTTCATAGCCAACCCGGAGCAAGCCTGAACCTTGGCCCGCGTGGGCTGCCACCACCTCGACCGACCGCGCCATTTACAATTCCTATAAGTGAAAATATGACGAATGCGTCGAAGGTTGACCTCGTCGGCGTTGGACTGAATGCCACCGACACCGTTATCCCGCTCTCCCATTACCCCGCTCTCGGCTCCAAGGTTGAGTACACCTCCCAAAGTGTTCTGGCCGGCGGACAGGTAGCAAGCACCGTTGTCGCCTGTCAGCTCTGGGGGATGCGCACTCGCTACGTCGGAAAGCTTGGCGATGACGACGCGGCGAAGCTTCATCACGATGAGTTTGACCGCGCCGGAGTGGAGGCTCGGATCATCACGGTTCCCGGCGCCCCAAGCCCTCAATCTCTCATCCTTGTCGACGGAAACGGCGAGCGCACCGTCCTCGGCCGGCACGACGAGCGGCTTACCCTGCTGCCCTCTGAGCTCCATCGCGAATGGATCGTCAACGCGCGGGCGCTTCACGTGGATGGCTTCGATACCGATGCGGCCACGCTTGCGGCCCGCTGGGCGCGTGATGCAGGCGTGCCCGTCATCGCCGATCTCGACGAAATCTACCCCGGCGTCGAGGATCTCCTCGAAAACATCGACTACCTGATCGTGAGCCGTGACTTTCCCTGCCGGCTCATGTCTGAGCACGATCTTGAGAAGGCCGTCACCAGGATGCACAACCGCTTCCACTGCCGCCTCACGGCCGCGACCCTCGGCCCTGACGGCGTCCTCGCCTTTGACGGCAACCGGCTTTACCACACTCCTGCCTATCGCGTTCCTGTCGTCGATACCACCGGCGCTGGAGACATCTTCCACGCAGGGTTCATCTACGGTCTTCTCCAGGACTGGTCTCTCGACCGCCAACTCGACTTCGCCTGCGCCGCCGCCGCCCTCAACTGTATGTCCGTCGGGGCCCGCGGAGGCATTCAGACAGTCGAAGCGATTGAAAGCCTTGTGGCGACCGGCTCCCGGTACAACCCTCAGTACACACCCTCACGCAGCGTCAAGCGGCTTGGCGAACCGCACCCTG
The Edaphobacter bradus genome window above contains:
- a CDS encoding carbohydrate kinase family protein; this translates as MTNASKVDLVGVGLNATDTVIPLSHYPALGSKVEYTSQSVLAGGQVASTVVACQLWGMRTRYVGKLGDDDAAKLHHDEFDRAGVEARIITVPGAPSPQSLILVDGNGERTVLGRHDERLTLLPSELHREWIVNARALHVDGFDTDAATLAARWARDAGVPVIADLDEIYPGVEDLLENIDYLIVSRDFPCRLMSEHDLEKAVTRMHNRFHCRLTAATLGPDGVLAFDGNRLYHTPAYRVPVVDTTGAGDIFHAGFIYGLLQDWSLDRQLDFACAAAALNCMSVGARGGIQTVEAIESLVATGSRYNPQYTPSRSVKRLGEPHPVDAIR
- a CDS encoding GNAT family N-acetyltransferase, yielding MLQTEKSAAVAGLRPATTEDAGQLVTFINRAFAPDNYFKRTERTDPSQVAEYLRKGVFFLLEDAGELYGLVYTELRENGRGYIGMIATDPDRQRGGIGTRLLQIGEEFCRDHGSRVIEISVINLRPDLVAWYQPKGYRVVGEAPYVRPEILILPCHFILMEKDLAPTPTADADNSN
- a CDS encoding DUF3011 domain-containing protein, whose translation is MTSPSRLLLLTILCFTLDSSRASAGQTITCSSDNGGRNYCNSYGANPQNIALSRQLNGTACVRGQTWGVDQRGLWVDRGCRAEFRLR
- a CDS encoding sensor histidine kinase, with the protein product MNINRRRGAIAFFITLGAILVGLAVTLNVGWVVLNERTVALAVLGIILFSVLIAGVVLNTVFLVREVRRNERQDSFLNAVTHELKTPIASMRLYLETLQRRPLDDAQRQQFYKIMLADSDRLLATVEQVLKAGELGQRHRQQNRTLIDLEPLVADCIAVSLQRHHLPSDAIQLDPVPGAVRLRVLGITEDLRTAVLNLLDNAVKYSPEGVHVRCSLAITHYTWVTLRITDTGIGLPSNQFKRIFKRFYRAPGRAMLRIKGTGLGLFLVRNIARQHGGDATASSPGLNKGTTITLTLPLANPTTQTAAVATTTA
- a CDS encoding response regulator transcription factor; this translates as MAETPLIVVVEDEDHLAQGLLFNLQAEGYRTHLESDGDAALAYLLGTTDPIAAIVLDCMLPGADGFTIVRALREAQRFTPVLMLTARSRPEDVLEGLESGADDYLPKPFDLSILLVRIKSLLRRTAWQRAQTSGTATPSEPTEPTAEYAFNHRTIRFDQLELIAPNRTTHLTVMEADLLRYLTDREGEIIPRKAILEEVWQLHEDTDTRAIDNFIVRLRRYIEDDPAHPQHLITVRGIGYRFVANP
- a CDS encoding NIPSNAP family protein encodes the protein MDRRALLQVMGAAAVVPFAGGAELVAQSVDKETVYELRVYHAAEGKLEPLLARFRGPERAIFERNGMHCVAFWTATDDPLKGHTLIYMLRHKSRAIADENWKHFRDDPEWVKLKAETEANGALVEKHESTFMSLTDFSAVL
- a CDS encoding bifunctional YncE family protein/alkaline phosphatase family protein yields the protein MDMMRGWFGFMVVGVSVGAFSQSIDLPTSKQIVRPVPGSPQRLNNLPMSMAVSPDGRYVVTVNAGYGTFESKYMQSLAVMDTQTGTIADFPDDRTPTRTAKQTLYSGLAFSRDGRHVYASMASLVDPLGQGEGDAGSGVIVYGFSDGKITPERMLKIPLQQLAPGRKTMLLGGVEGDQGVPYPAAIAVLGAAGAEKLLVADNLSDDVLLMDAATGAIEKRFDLAENDAVPSTYPVALSVSKDETRAFVALWNASEVVELDLKKGTVGRKLALLKPESATAAGTHPCALEMSHDGRTMYVALANRDAVAAVNVGARKFAVKGYLDTRLPHQTYFGAEPEALALSPDGTRLYVANAISDAIAVMNTAKLTAKAAKQGMVEPIGFMPTEWMPMSMSFAGGKLYVATAKGKGTGPNNFAQRQADWQKERGQMVNPSTYIGTLLSGSLAALDVKAMEQELPRWTAEVVESNRMKAAEEKIQFASGSKSRIRHVIYIIKENRTYDQVFGDLKQNGKPVGNGDQSLTMYGEETTPNEHALALQFGVLDNFYDSGEVSGDGHVWSTAGIGTDYLEKTWPLNYRGGQRTYDFEGVVAEGYPLLQKIPDVNEPASGYLWGNLARHGKTYYHFGEYISSTFCDVKKSGSSQEGPLLEGLHCPHPSIQPGEEIPAEWGGGVNKWPWAIPLLAKNIATKPELVGHFAPEQPDFNLLVPDQIRAEVFLRHFKQWVVDREAGRDTMPNFVMLRLGNDHTAGTTPGGPTPKSSIADNDLAIGRAVDAVSHSPYWDDTAFFILEDDAQNGADHVDAHRSLALVVSKYSPQGADGGAFVDSRFYSTVSVVRTMETLLGLPPMNNNDAFSSMIGTLFTGPGDQAPYTANYTNRDNGLIYTANAKTAPGAKESSRMDFRHADRADAQKLNVILWKDAMGDKPVPSTLFEKRKKAKKDDDD
- a CDS encoding acyl-CoA desaturase, coding for MSPSLISPEEVTSAPESAAQPSLSVAARTAKKVREDLRMGRQYQEGRINWITAIAMALFHVGAIAALFFFSWTNLAVAVVMYFFAINVGIGMCYHRLLTHRGYRTPRWVEYFLTICGTMALEGGPIFWVATHRVHHQNSDQEGDPHTPHDGTWWAHAGWILSGRSLHSETALLGRYAPDLTRDPVHVWLSKYHWLPLTIAGFLQLGLGAALASPGHRIVGALGMVLWGTFLRVSLGLHATWLVNSATHLWGKRRFETRDDSRNSWWVALLTGGEGWHNNHHAHPVSARHGLAWYEFDVNYYGIWLLSKLGLAEKVQIAKFDPANPKPAGH